From a single Candidatus Baltobacteraceae bacterium genomic region:
- a CDS encoding EscU/YscU/HrcU family type III secretion system export apparatus switch protein — protein sequence MSFFDFRKREKRPAAAALTYDPVKPEPPQVVAVGRGHLAEEIVRVAKEQGIPLHEDPGLVEALAMLDVSDYIPRELYAVIAQILSYVFRVDTAAGARQR from the coding sequence ATGAGCTTCTTCGATTTCCGCAAGCGCGAGAAGCGTCCGGCAGCTGCAGCCTTGACGTACGATCCCGTCAAGCCCGAGCCGCCGCAGGTCGTCGCGGTCGGGCGCGGACACCTTGCCGAAGAGATCGTTCGCGTTGCCAAAGAGCAAGGAATCCCGTTGCACGAGGATCCCGGCCTGGTGGAAGCGCTGGCGATGCTCGACGTGAGCGACTATATTCCGCGCGAACTCTACGCGGTAATCGCGCAGATCCTCAGCTACGTCTTCCGCGTCGACACCGCGGCCGGCGCGCGGCAGCGTTAG
- the ftsY gene encoding signal recognition particle-docking protein FtsY, with protein sequence MSFIQRLRASLGKARDAFSAVQRLGRAAKPLTDEFWDELEETLILADFGVPTTQKIVTGLQTVSKQEAWKTTDQPVARFRKDVERFLTIPGAELNLAAHPAVVLIVGVNGSGKTTTIGKLATRLRRAGKRVMLVAGDTFRAAAAEQLAIWGQRSASELIRGAEGADPASVVFDGIRAAKARNVDVILVDTAGRLQTKTNLMEELKKIRRVVERELGEAPAETLLVVDGTTGQNAISQAKLFNDATQLTGIVITKLDSTAKGGVLVAIVDELEVPIKFVGLGESADDLRPFVASEFIDALFEEESANV encoded by the coding sequence GTGAGCTTCATTCAACGGCTGCGGGCATCGCTAGGCAAGGCGCGGGATGCGTTCTCGGCCGTCCAGCGTTTGGGCCGTGCGGCCAAGCCCCTCACCGACGAGTTTTGGGACGAGCTCGAAGAGACGCTGATCCTGGCCGATTTCGGCGTGCCCACCACGCAGAAGATCGTCACCGGGCTGCAGACCGTCTCGAAACAGGAAGCCTGGAAAACGACCGATCAGCCCGTCGCGCGTTTCCGAAAGGACGTCGAACGCTTTCTGACGATTCCGGGCGCAGAGCTCAATCTCGCCGCGCATCCGGCGGTCGTGCTGATCGTCGGAGTCAACGGCAGCGGTAAAACGACGACGATCGGTAAACTCGCAACGCGTTTGCGCCGCGCGGGTAAACGCGTGATGCTCGTCGCCGGCGACACCTTTCGCGCGGCCGCAGCGGAGCAGTTGGCGATTTGGGGGCAGCGCAGCGCGAGCGAGTTGATCCGCGGCGCCGAAGGCGCCGATCCCGCGTCGGTCGTCTTCGACGGCATTCGCGCGGCAAAAGCGCGCAACGTCGACGTCATCCTCGTCGATACGGCCGGCCGGCTGCAGACCAAGACCAACCTGATGGAAGAGCTCAAGAAGATCCGGCGCGTCGTCGAGCGCGAGCTCGGTGAAGCACCGGCCGAAACGCTGCTCGTGGTCGACGGCACGACCGGGCAGAACGCGATTTCTCAAGCGAAGCTATTCAACGACGCGACGCAACTGACCGGAATCGTCATCACCAAGCTCGACTCGACGGCCAAGGGCGGCGTGCTGGTCGCGATCGTCGACGAGCTCGAGGTGCCGATCAAGTTTGTCGGATTGGGGGAGTCGGCCGACGATCTGCGGCCCTTCGTCGCCTCCGAGTTCATCGACGCCCTGTTCGAAGAAGAATCCGCAAACGTGTGA